One window of Triticum dicoccoides isolate Atlit2015 ecotype Zavitan chromosome 5A, WEW_v2.0, whole genome shotgun sequence genomic DNA carries:
- the LOC119302884 gene encoding probable purine permease 5 isoform X2, with amino-acid sequence MEKDGDGGDGLRHHAIRLPLTAMEGSGSEITSNGGPSVSLRQKASSLMASSAAAYRSKPASFWALLALSGGAMLTAFPAASLLSRLYYNGGGQSKWILSWSAVAGWPIPALLLLPCYLFTDASPTWPPSPWLCFWYALLGLLSAADNLMYAWAYAYLPASTASLVAASSLAFSAVFGRLIVGKKNRIGLSTLNAIVVITAGVVIIALDSGSDRYPGITGRQYALGFALDVAGSALHGLIFALSELVFDKYLSNGSGDGAAATRFHVVLEQQAAVSLSAFAFTSAGLAATDGFAAMRREAAGFSAAGGGKAGYAMVMGWSAATFQLGVLGATGVVYLGSTVLAGVLNAVRVPLTSVAAVVWFHDPMSGFKILSLVITVWGFGSYMVGHSSAKKTSGGSSQ; translated from the exons ATGGAGAAGGACGGTGACGGCGGCGATGGCCTCCGCCACCACGCCATCCGGCTCCCGCTCACAG CAATGGAGGGCTCGGGCTCGGAGATCACCAGCAACGGAGGGCCAAGCGTCTCGCTGCGCCAGAAAGCGTCTTCGCTCatggcctcctcggcagcggcgTACCGCAGCAAGCCCGCCTCCTTCTGGGCGCTCCTCGCGCTCAGCGGCGGCGCGATGCTCACGGCGTTCCCGGCGGCCAGCCTGCtctcgcgcctctactacaacggaGGCGGCCAGAGCAAGTGGATCCTCTCGTGGTCCGCCGTCGCCGGCTGGCCCATCccggcgctgctgctgctcccctgCTACCTCTTCACCGACGCGTCGCCGACGTGGCCGCCGTCGCCGTGGCTCTGCTTCTGGTACGCCCTGCTCGGCCTGCTCAGCGCCGCCGACAACCTCATGTACGCCTGGGCCTACGCGTACCTGCCGGCCTCCACGGCGTCCCTCGTCGCCGCGTCCTCGCTCGCCTTCTCCGCCGTGTTCGGCCGCCTCATCGTGGGGAAGAAGAACAGGATAGGCTTGTCCACGCTGAACGCCATCGTGGTGATCACCGCCGGCGTGGTGATCATCGCGCTGGACTCGGGGTCCGACCGGTACCCGGGGATCACGGGCCGGCAGTACGCGCTCGGGTTCGCGCTGGACGTGGCCGGGTCGGCGCTCCACGGCCTCATCTTCGCGCTCTCGGAGCTCGTCTTCGACAAGTACCTCAGCAACGGCAGCGGAGACGGTGCCGCCGCGACCCGCTTCCACGTGGTGCTGGAGCAGCAGGCGGCGGTGTCGCTGAGCGCGTTCGCGTTCACGTCGGCGGGGCTGGCGGCCACCGACGGGTTCGCGGCGATGCGGCGGGAGGCCGCGGGGTTCAGTGCCGCAGGGGGAGGGAAGGCGGGGTACGCGATGGTGATGGGGTGGTCGGCGGCGACGTTCCAGTTGGGGGTGCTGGGGGCGACGGGGGTGGTGTACCTGGGGTCGACGGTGCTGGCCGGCGTGCTGAACGCGGTGAGGGTGCCGCTGACGAGCGTGGCGGCGGTGGTGTGGTTCCACGACCCCATGAGCGGCTTCAAGATCCTGTCGCTGGTGATCACCGTGTGGGGGTTCGGGTCATACATGGTCGGCCATTCGTCGGCCAAGAAAACGTCAGGAGGTTCGTCTCAATAA
- the LOC119302884 gene encoding probable purine permease 5 isoform X1 translates to MEKDGDGGDGLRHHAIRLPLTVAAMEGSGSEITSNGGPSVSLRQKASSLMASSAAAYRSKPASFWALLALSGGAMLTAFPAASLLSRLYYNGGGQSKWILSWSAVAGWPIPALLLLPCYLFTDASPTWPPSPWLCFWYALLGLLSAADNLMYAWAYAYLPASTASLVAASSLAFSAVFGRLIVGKKNRIGLSTLNAIVVITAGVVIIALDSGSDRYPGITGRQYALGFALDVAGSALHGLIFALSELVFDKYLSNGSGDGAAATRFHVVLEQQAAVSLSAFAFTSAGLAATDGFAAMRREAAGFSAAGGGKAGYAMVMGWSAATFQLGVLGATGVVYLGSTVLAGVLNAVRVPLTSVAAVVWFHDPMSGFKILSLVITVWGFGSYMVGHSSAKKTSGGSSQ, encoded by the exons ATGGAGAAGGACGGTGACGGCGGCGATGGCCTCCGCCACCACGCCATCCGGCTCCCGCTCACAG TTGCAGCAATGGAGGGCTCGGGCTCGGAGATCACCAGCAACGGAGGGCCAAGCGTCTCGCTGCGCCAGAAAGCGTCTTCGCTCatggcctcctcggcagcggcgTACCGCAGCAAGCCCGCCTCCTTCTGGGCGCTCCTCGCGCTCAGCGGCGGCGCGATGCTCACGGCGTTCCCGGCGGCCAGCCTGCtctcgcgcctctactacaacggaGGCGGCCAGAGCAAGTGGATCCTCTCGTGGTCCGCCGTCGCCGGCTGGCCCATCccggcgctgctgctgctcccctgCTACCTCTTCACCGACGCGTCGCCGACGTGGCCGCCGTCGCCGTGGCTCTGCTTCTGGTACGCCCTGCTCGGCCTGCTCAGCGCCGCCGACAACCTCATGTACGCCTGGGCCTACGCGTACCTGCCGGCCTCCACGGCGTCCCTCGTCGCCGCGTCCTCGCTCGCCTTCTCCGCCGTGTTCGGCCGCCTCATCGTGGGGAAGAAGAACAGGATAGGCTTGTCCACGCTGAACGCCATCGTGGTGATCACCGCCGGCGTGGTGATCATCGCGCTGGACTCGGGGTCCGACCGGTACCCGGGGATCACGGGCCGGCAGTACGCGCTCGGGTTCGCGCTGGACGTGGCCGGGTCGGCGCTCCACGGCCTCATCTTCGCGCTCTCGGAGCTCGTCTTCGACAAGTACCTCAGCAACGGCAGCGGAGACGGTGCCGCCGCGACCCGCTTCCACGTGGTGCTGGAGCAGCAGGCGGCGGTGTCGCTGAGCGCGTTCGCGTTCACGTCGGCGGGGCTGGCGGCCACCGACGGGTTCGCGGCGATGCGGCGGGAGGCCGCGGGGTTCAGTGCCGCAGGGGGAGGGAAGGCGGGGTACGCGATGGTGATGGGGTGGTCGGCGGCGACGTTCCAGTTGGGGGTGCTGGGGGCGACGGGGGTGGTGTACCTGGGGTCGACGGTGCTGGCCGGCGTGCTGAACGCGGTGAGGGTGCCGCTGACGAGCGTGGCGGCGGTGGTGTGGTTCCACGACCCCATGAGCGGCTTCAAGATCCTGTCGCTGGTGATCACCGTGTGGGGGTTCGGGTCATACATGGTCGGCCATTCGTCGGCCAAGAAAACGTCAGGAGGTTCGTCTCAATAA